The Montipora capricornis isolate CH-2021 chromosome 1, ASM3666992v2, whole genome shotgun sequence genome contains a region encoding:
- the LOC138037170 gene encoding neuropeptide SIFamide receptor-like translates to MNGTNNGTETKGTSESSSTRQVPGYLSSNAQIGLTSAYAVTFLIAFFGNSFGLFVVLKKSSRRVTNFFIANMAIADLSLTITAMPYTVKCIYSGGLWFGGKLGIVTCKMLFYAIPISIVASVLTILFISFERFYAVFFPLREAIFQRPKILSTMIWVLSFALMFPYVFFSDVAFDPVTNGYYCDLGMPSKDLDERSLLGIFKIFHISLFVIMYALPLFITIIIYTLICRKLVHRKIPGNMTDSNRAVVEKSRRKVVRLLVVICVVFALCWFPTYINHFYMFVRPDQKHKLPPVVGLVFFWIGHANSAINPCLYILLNEGFRKTLFALLRKLCGRGTNLSFYDKPASADQTGCENTINISLKLLKVQDKEHGPTLFFAS, encoded by the exons atgaacggCACCAACAACGGCACAGAAACAAAAG GAACAAGCGAATCCAGTTCCACACGACAAGTTCCTGGTTATTTATCATCGAACGCCCAGATTGGCTTGACATCAGCATATGCAGTTACTTTCTTGATAGCCTTTTTTGGCAATTCCTTTGGCTTGTTTGTAGTGTTGAAAAAATCTTCTAGACGTGTAACGAACTTCTTTATAGCAAATATGGCTATTGCAGATCTCTCATTGACTATAACAGCTATGCCATACACAGTCAAATGTATTTACAGCGGAGGCCTTTGGTTTGGAGGAAAATTGGGAATCGTTACTTGCAAAATGCTTTTCTACGCTATTCCTATTTCTATAGTAGCTTCAGTGTTAACAATATTGTTCATTTCCTTTGAGAGATTTTATGCCGTATTCTTTCCTCTTCGAGAAGCAATTTTCCAACGACCAAAGATTCTGTCAACGATGATATGGGTTCTATCGTTTGCATTAATGTTCCCTTACGTGTTTTTTTCTGATGTGGCATTTGATCCGGTCACGAATGGTTACTACTGCGACCTTGGTATGCCTAGTAAAGATCTCGATGAAAGATCTTTATTAGGCATATTCAAAATCTTTCACATATCTCTTTTCGTCATAATGTACGCCTTGCCACTCTTCATAACCATCATTATATACACTTTGATATGCCGTAAACTGGTTCATCGTAAAATTCCAGGCAACATGACCGATAGCAACCGTGCCGTGGTTGAGAAGTCCAGGCGCAAGGTCGTGCGACTGTTGGTTGTTATATGCGTTGTTTTCGCGCTGTGCTGGTTTCCAActtatatcaatcatttttacaTGTTTGTGCGGCCTGATCAAAAGCACAAACTACCACCTGTTGTCGGCTTAGTATTTTTTTGGATAGGTCATGCAAACAGCGCTATCAATCCATGTCTGTATATACTTCTGAACGAAGGTTTTCGTAAGACCCTTTTCGCGCTTTTAAGAAAGTTATGCGGACGGGGAACAAACCTTAGTTTCTACGATAAACCCGCCAGCGCTGATCAAACTGGATGCGAAAACACCATAAACATATCACTGAAGCTCTTGAAAGTACAGGACAAGGAACACGGTCCAACCCTTTTTTTCGCTTCTTAG